DNA sequence from the Pedobacter schmidteae genome:
CCATTTTATTTTTCAGGTCGGTCTTGATTTTCTGGGCAGCAGCCTCACTTGAGGGACTGGCCTCCTGCAATTTATTGATTTCATCTGGCAAGGTATCGACCAGCTTTTGCAGGTTCTTTACATACCTGGATGAAAACTTAACCTGATAAGCAGCAAAGAATTCCAATAAATTGCAGCCAAAATTACTGAGCCAGGCACGCTCTTCACCTTTATAACCTCCACCGCAACTGATGTCGTTCTGATAGAACTTCCAGGCCACGTTATTTTCCTGTAACAACTCAGGAAATGCTTTCCATGGCAATTTTCCATAACTAAAATCGTCATTTCGGATATTAACTTTCTGCAATCCGTCCAGTTCATAACTGATCTTTCCGGTCCAGAAGAAGGAGCGGTTTGGTGTGGTGCTGGTCATGCCCGAACAAAAATTCTGATCGCATACGGTAAAAGCATCAGCCATGGCATAATTAAATGGCAAATCTTCGCGGGTATAATGACCTAAAGTTAAGGGCATACCTGCGTATTTTTTATTGCCCGATCTTTTGGCGGTCAGCCATTGATCATATTTACCACCATTGTAGGCATCTACCTGACTGGCCCTTGAATGCGGCAAATCGCCAAGCCAGGTTACTTTAGAATCTTTAATATCCAGGCGGAAAGGAGCATAGGTTTCGCCAAGGGCATTTGTTTGCATCCATACGGGCTTCTGGTCGGGCAGTGTTACAGCACGTGGGTCATTAAATCCTCTTACCCCTTTTAAGGTTCCAAAACAATGGTCAAACGACCTGTTTTCCTGCATCAGGATCACAATATGTTCGGCATCCATAAAACTTGATCCCAGCTTCGGGTCGATAGCCAATGCCCGCTGTATAGAGGCAGGTAATACTGTAGAAAGTCCTGCCGCTCCGGATAACAGCAAAGATTTGCGGATAAATTCTCTTCTTGATTCCATATTTGCAACTTGCGCTTGTAAACCTCAATAGTTTGTTAAGGTTTCGAATTTCAAGATTTCAAGTTACGAATACGATCACTTAGTATAAAATTTATGTTAAAATGTTACAAATTATTTCAATTAACAGCCATTGGCTTTTATTTTATTTCAATTGATAAGCCATTACACTTTTTTTCCAGAAAGTTGGGATGTATAGGATTCTCTTAACCGGATCATATCCCAAATCGGCAGTATTTTTCTTTTCGAGATGGGTATCCAGCAACAGGTCGTATTTCCCGTCGGCATATACGTAATAGATGTAGCCGCTCCAGCTGGTAAATAAAAAATCGCCCTTTCCAACCGGCTCCAGGCCGTCGCCTCCGTTGGGCAATTCGGCCAACTTAGCTAATTTTTTCTGCGCATCAGCTTTCCATATGGTCTTGCCGCCAATAATATACAAGTCCTCGCCAATTGCTTTTAAACCATTTACGCCATTTATATTTTCCAAATAAAGTGAGGCCTTGTTTTTCTCTATCTTATGAATGCGTTTGGTTCTGGAGTCAGACACGTATACAGTTCCTTTGTCACTCACCGTTATGTCGTTCAAAAATTTGGCACTATCTATAGCTATTTTCAGCAGTACCTTACCCTTCGCCACATCAATAACGACTACATCACTCAAATCGGCAGCATACATGAGGTTCCCTAATCGGGCAAGCCCCTTAGGCGAATTTAATCCGGTTATCCAGTTCAAATCGATAATTTTACCATCGGTCCCAATTTTTGCCACGCCACCAATCCCATCTTTGTCATTTGGATTATTACCCATTTGCGAAACGTACAATATTTTATGTTGAACGTCTGGCAATACCGACTCCGGAAGATTGATTACGCTATCCGTTTCCCAGATTTTTTCAAGTCGGTGTTGCGCTAAGGCATTTACAGATAAGGCTACCATTAAAGCCAGGCCAAAATATTTCTTCATATGCTGTTAATTTTTGATTAAGCCATCAGGCTTTAAATTACGTAATTATTTTAAATCTTCGGGTTGCTATTGCAATTGACCAATAATCGGCTAAAAAATACTGTTTCAATTTAGCCAGGTTATCAGCTATTTTACCATTATAGCTCAATTATGCCCCATAACGCCACCATACCGCTGTGGCAGACATGAGGCACTGTTTTAAAGCTTCAAATAAACGCTAACTTTAATCAGACAATCAAACCAAATACGTTAAGCAAAAGCTTAACCTAAACAATAATTATGAACAAAAAATCTATTTTAGGCGTAATTTGCCTTGCGTCGGCCATCACGCTAACAGGATACGAAAGTTTATTGGCGCAATCTAAAGATGCTAATTTAAAGACCTGGCCCAAAGGCAGCTCCCCAAAAGAAATCGGAACAAAAATAGCTGATCATTTTATCGAAACACCGCATACCAATTTTAACCGGCCAGGCCCTCCAAAGGTAATCACCTATCCGGAAACCTGCACCTGGTATGGCGCACTGACCTTTGCAAAAGAAAGCAAAAACAGCAAGCTTTTGGGACAGCTGAAAGACCGTTTCGAACCACTTTTTGGCGTAGAGGCCAAAATGATACCTGTACCCGACCATGTAGACTATAGCGTATTCGGCTCCGTGCCATTGGAATTGTATATGCAAACCAAAGACAAAAGGTATTATGACCTGGGGATAGGCATAGCCGACAAACAATGGGGGCCACCCGAAGGACCACGGGTAGTAAAAGAATCACAGGGATATTATGACCAGGGCTATACCTGGCAAACCCGTTTGTGGATTGATGACATGTTTATGATTACTGCCGTGCAGGCCCAGGCATACAGAGCCACAGGAGATGAGAAATACATCAATCGTGCTGCAAAAGAAATGGTTTTTTACCTGGATCAGTTACAACGTCCTAATGGCTTATTTTATCATGCGCCCGATGTTCCTTACTATTGGGCACGTGGCGATGGTTGGATGGCCGTTGGGATGGCCGAATTGCTAAGATCGGTACCTAAAAACAATCCTAATTATGCACGTATCATGAAAGGCTATACAGACATGATGGCATCCCTGTTAAAATATCAGACCGAAGATGGCATGTGGCGTCAACTGATCGACCATCCGGAATCCTGGCCTGAAACATCCGCTACTGGAATGTTTACTTTTGCCTTCATTACCGGCGTAAAGAATGGCTGGCTGGACAAAGAGGTATATGGAAAAGCGGCACGTAAAGCCTGGCTTAAACTCATTACTTATATTAACGAAAACAATGACATTACTGAGGTTTGTGAAGGCACCAATAAGAAAAATGACCTTCAGTATTATTTAGACCGCAAAAGGAATGTTGGTGATTTACACGGACAAGCGCCATTGTTATGGTGTGCAACTGCTTTATTACGTTAACGAATATAAAAGCCCATATAGTAATGGTAATTTTAAAAAACAATTGCTGAAATTACCATTACTAAACAAAAAACACTCAAATGAAGAAGATATTATTGATACCGGTTTTACTAAGTGCCCTGGTATTTTTTACCCTGTATGCTTTTAAAGATATATCGGCCATGGGACAACCGAAGCCCGATGCCGACAATGTAGGCTTAAAACTTCCGGAAGGATTTGGCGCTTTAAAAGTAGCCGATATTGCTGCCAAGGCCCGGCATATTGTGGTTACCCCTCAGGGCATCATTTATGTAAAACTGGCCAGGCCTAAAGAAGAAAAGGGGATCATTGTCCTTAAAGAAAATAGCGATGGCCGGGCCCAGATCACCGGTGGCTTTGGCAACTATGGGGGTACCGGAATCTATTTAAAGGACGGATATCTTTATGCTTCTTCAAATAAAGAAGTATTCAGGTATAAGGTAAATGATCAGAATGAGGTTATTGACCCAAATAATCCAGAAACCATTGTTAAAGGGCTTAAAATGGGTCGTCAGCATGAAACCAAATCTCTGGTGCTGGACAATGATGGCAACCTGTATCTCAACATAGGCGTTCCTTCCAACTCCTGTCAGCAGCAGGATCGTGGCCTGAGGTCTCCTGGCATCCCGGGATGTCCGTTGTTGGATTCAGCTGCCGGCATATGGCAGTTTAAAAAAGACAAACTTAATCAGAGCTACGCTGAAGGTGTTCGGTATGCAACAGGCTTAAGAAATGTGGTAGGACTAGACTGGAACCAGCAAAACAATCAGCTTTTTGTGATGCAACATGGCCGCGATAACCTCAACAGCTCATGGCCGGAACTGTACAACAGCAAAGAATCAGCAGAGTTACCCGCCGAGTGTTTATATGCGCTGAAGAAAGGTGACAACGCAGGCTGGCCGTTTATGTATTACGACGGTATACAACACAAAAAAATTGTAGCCCCTGAATACGGTGGCGACAAAAAGAAAGAGGCTGATGCCAAATACCTGGATCCGGCTGTGGCTTTCCCTGCACATATGGCTCCTAACGGATTACTGTTTTATACCGGAAAGATGTTCCCTGAAAAATACAAAAACGGTGCTTTCATTGCCTTCCATGGTTCATGGAACCGCGCCCCGGAGCCTCAAAAAGGATTCTTTGTGGTATTTCAGCCATTTAAAGATGGCAAGCCATCGGGCGATTGGGAAATTTTTGCGGATAATTTTGCAGGAACACCAGAAAAAGCAGCTATGAATAAAGCAGATCATCGCCCATGCGGACTGGCTCAGGGTGCTGATGGTTCTCTTTATGTAACCGATGATGTTAAAGGAACGATTTACCGCATCGTGTACGCTAAAAAATAAAACATGAAAAAAACACTAATGATCTTATTGATCATCGCCATAACCGGAATCAAATTATCTGCTCAAACCAAAGGAAAAAAGGCTCCTGTCAGCAAGCCAGCTGCGGTTACTGCCGCTGTGATGGCCAATGGAAAAAAAATATACGGCCAGTATTGCCTGGTCTGCCATATGGCAGACGGCGCCGGTGTTCCTAATATGAATCCACCGGTTAGCAAAACATCTTATGTACTGGGTGATAAAACACGGTTGATTAATGTAATCCTTAATGGCCTGGCTACCGGCGAAGAAATTGACGGAGAAACTTATACCAATGTGATGCCTGCACATAATTTCCTGAAAGACGAAGAAATTGCAGCGGTCTTGTCTTACGTTAGAAACAGTTTTGGAAACAAAGCGGGAGGAATATCAGCAGGGGAAGTAAAAGCTGTACGTGCCAAAGACATAAAAAAATAACCAGCAGGAATATAGCTTAAATAACGTTTAAAAGCTCAGCACAATATGACATTAGGTTAGCCCATATTGTGCTGAGCTTTTTTATTCATAGTTTTTATTATTGTGTAGCTAGTTTACCCTCGCCTGCCCAGGTGCGCAATAGTTCATAAATATTTCCGGTCCGCTGTGCGGCTATAGTTACGTTGTTTACGGCGGTGCTACCTAAACGGTCATTTAGCTGTGCGATGTACAGGCTTCTTGGTAATACATTAGCGCCCCAGCTTTCCCAATAGCCAGCTCCGTTCTTTTTGGCACCCACACACCCTATCCCCCAGTTCATTGCACCTTTGGGGCTTTCCACCTTTATGTCATAGCTTGGCGATTTACAATTCCAGAACATGGTTTGTGCGCCAGCCCAGCCATGCCCGGTCCCCATTGCTTTCCGGTTCTGAACAATAATCTGTCCTCCCTGTATGTTGTCAAACAACACTCCTGTTGCCCATCGATGGTGAGGACCGATATCGGCCTTTGTGTTGGTCGAATAACTATCCAGGAAAACATTCGGCCCCGGCACCGTTGATCCTGTTACATAATCGTGCCTGCCACCACTGGTGTAACAACGCTGAAAAAGATTGAATGAGGAGCCGCCCTCCAGATTAAAAGAATACTTGCGGCCACCTGTAGTTTCCGATTTCGGATCAACCATGGCACATTCTTCTATGGTATTGTATGCCGACATGCTACTCAATGACACGCAGGCATAACCAAAATATTGAGCAGTGACCTGTTTTACCCAGCAATTCTCTGTCCGGTTCAACTCTATACCATTCCAGGCATGCAGTTCATCATCGTCATTCAGATAATAGGAAACCAGCCGGATGTTTTCCACTCCCGAATTGCTGATCCGCCCGGTAATATTTGTTTTAAATACGTAACCCCCACCATATTTGGTCTGCATCGGATCCACAACCGGCGCATTTAATGTGATGGTGTTGCCGGTTATCGCCACAATTTTACGCTCAAAATTAATGTCATAACCGCCCGGAGTCCAGCCATACTGCCCCATGTCCAATGCATCAATCCAGGCTTGGTTGGGCACGCGGTAAACCGAAATATTGTCTCCTACATTAAATCCTGAGGTAGATTCTATCGCTAAACTCAAAGCGCCCGTAGGTACATATTCTGTGGTTATTTTCTTTCTTGTTCCACCTACCTCAGGCATACCCGAACCCGTACCATTTAATTCAATAAGATTGTGCTGTACTTTTTTGGTAGCTTTAATAACGGTTCCGGAGATACCCTGCCCCGCACCACGTAGTACCACCCCACTTTTGTCAATCACCAATGTTCCTTCCACCTCATAGGTTCCTGCCTGTAACAGCACAGCCCCTCTATAACCATTTCCATCCTGCGGAAGATTTTTCACCTCATCAATAGCTTGCTGAATGTGAATCCGGTTATCGCCGGGAATAGCTGCAATTGTCTTTTTGACCTGAATTTCAGGCAGCGCTACCCCGCCTCCTTTATAGCCGGCATTGGAAAAATCGGGCACAACATTGTCTTTATTCGTCTCCCCTTCATTGGCAAATTTGTTATAATACAATTTTCCAGAGGAATGAAGATACACCAGTGAGGTGGTATTTTCGGGAGGATTTGTGACAGGAGGATTGACTACAGGGGGATCGGTTTTCTTACCATCTGGCACAACAGTTTTTCCTTTTTTACAAGAAATTGCCATAATAGACAGTGCCATCAGGCAACAGGAGAGTTTACGCATCATAAGGCATTACATTTGGTTAATTTATCCTGCAATAAACCAATAAGTTAGCGCATATTATTCCGCAAAATCAGCGATTTTTTCAATCATATTGGCAAAGGTTTTGCCCATAAAAAAGCCGGAAAGCAAAATGCTCTCCGGCTACATAAACCTAAACCAAATTTACTATTTAAGAATCGTTCCGTCGTTACTAATGAATACACTGTTTATAAACGCAACGCTACCGGTTTCATTGGCGTTGGCTTTACCAGGATAAGCAATTTGAAAGCGGCTTGCCAATGGAGCTTCAAAACCAGGGTAAGTGGTTTTGCAATAAGCCAACCAATCTTTAATACCATTGCTTGTGAACCATTGCACCCCATCAACATAAGCGGTGAATACATTATTTGCATCAATTGCAAAAGCTATACTTTTTTCTACGCCCGCAGCAGATTTAAATATTGGGCTTTTTCCTTTCACAGGATTTATCAATGGCAACGGATTTGGCAATACAGCTGTATTGGTGCTAAATACTGATTTATTAGCTGCAGGCACAAATGTTTCATACCTGATCTGGTAGCTGTCTGTGGTTGCCGGATCAACTGTTGGATAATATTCCCATCTGATCTCTCTCAGGAAAGGGTAATCGGTATTTGTTGACGGTTGTTTAAAAAACAGCGAGATGATAACTGGCTGCCCAGCCCTAAAAAATGTTTTCCAACCCAGTTTGGCACGTACAGAAAAAGGAATTCTCAAGTCTGCAAGATTCAGGTCTCTCCTCAAAATAGCGGTTTTACTTGCCGTTATCGATGTCATCTCGATAATGCTTTTTAAAGGGTCATTATCCAGAATCTGGTTGAAATTTGCATCTGCATTAGCCCAACCATTTCCCTCGAAAGCAAATTTACTTTGAAATTCATCAAAGAAATACCGGGTAACTTTCAGGTTTGTAGAACGTGAGGTAGTTTTGCCGTTCAAATCGGCTGTAGCTGTAACGGTATAGTCGCCAACAGTCGCCGGTGCAATCCAAAGGTTTT
Encoded proteins:
- a CDS encoding cytochrome c → MKKTLMILLIIAITGIKLSAQTKGKKAPVSKPAAVTAAVMANGKKIYGQYCLVCHMADGAGVPNMNPPVSKTSYVLGDKTRLINVILNGLATGEEIDGETYTNVMPAHNFLKDEEIAAVLSYVRNSFGNKAGGISAGEVKAVRAKDIKK
- a CDS encoding glycoside hydrolase family 105 protein; the encoded protein is MNKKSILGVICLASAITLTGYESLLAQSKDANLKTWPKGSSPKEIGTKIADHFIETPHTNFNRPGPPKVITYPETCTWYGALTFAKESKNSKLLGQLKDRFEPLFGVEAKMIPVPDHVDYSVFGSVPLELYMQTKDKRYYDLGIGIADKQWGPPEGPRVVKESQGYYDQGYTWQTRLWIDDMFMITAVQAQAYRATGDEKYINRAAKEMVFYLDQLQRPNGLFYHAPDVPYYWARGDGWMAVGMAELLRSVPKNNPNYARIMKGYTDMMASLLKYQTEDGMWRQLIDHPESWPETSATGMFTFAFITGVKNGWLDKEVYGKAARKAWLKLITYINENNDITEVCEGTNKKNDLQYYLDRKRNVGDLHGQAPLLWCATALLR
- a CDS encoding sorbosone dehydrogenase family protein is translated as MKKILLIPVLLSALVFFTLYAFKDISAMGQPKPDADNVGLKLPEGFGALKVADIAAKARHIVVTPQGIIYVKLARPKEEKGIIVLKENSDGRAQITGGFGNYGGTGIYLKDGYLYASSNKEVFRYKVNDQNEVIDPNNPETIVKGLKMGRQHETKSLVLDNDGNLYLNIGVPSNSCQQQDRGLRSPGIPGCPLLDSAAGIWQFKKDKLNQSYAEGVRYATGLRNVVGLDWNQQNNQLFVMQHGRDNLNSSWPELYNSKESAELPAECLYALKKGDNAGWPFMYYDGIQHKKIVAPEYGGDKKKEADAKYLDPAVAFPAHMAPNGLLFYTGKMFPEKYKNGAFIAFHGSWNRAPEPQKGFFVVFQPFKDGKPSGDWEIFADNFAGTPEKAAMNKADHRPCGLAQGADGSLYVTDDVKGTIYRIVYAKK
- a CDS encoding ATP-binding protein, which gives rise to MKKYFGLALMVALSVNALAQHRLEKIWETDSVINLPESVLPDVQHKILYVSQMGNNPNDKDGIGGVAKIGTDGKIIDLNWITGLNSPKGLARLGNLMYAADLSDVVVIDVAKGKVLLKIAIDSAKFLNDITVSDKGTVYVSDSRTKRIHKIEKNKASLYLENINGVNGLKAIGEDLYIIGGKTIWKADAQKKLAKLAELPNGGDGLEPVGKGDFLFTSWSGYIYYVYADGKYDLLLDTHLEKKNTADLGYDPVKRILYIPTFWKKSVMAYQLK